Proteins from a single region of Gordonia hongkongensis:
- a CDS encoding argininosuccinate synthase, whose translation MAERVVLAYSGGLDTSVAISWIQKETGKEVVAVALDLGQGGEDMEVIRQRALDCGAVEAVVVDARDEFADEYCLGAITSNALYMDRYPLVSALSRPLIAKHLVTAARDHGGTVVAHGCTGKGNDQVRFEVGFATLAPDLQVLAPVRDYAWTREKAIAFAGENDIPINVTKKSPFSIDQNVWGRAVETGFLEDLWNAPTKDVYDYTEDPTVNWNSPDEVIIGFDKGRPVSIDGRPVSVLEAIQELNRRAGAQGVGRLDVVEDRLVGIKSREVYEAPGAMVLIRAHEELEHVTIERELGRYKRGTDQKWAELVYDGLWFSPLKRSLDAFVASTQEHVTGEIRLTLHGGTIAATGRRSSESLYDFNLATYDEGDTFDQSAARGFVELHGLSSKIAAKRDLNL comes from the coding sequence ATGGCAGAACGTGTCGTACTCGCATACTCGGGCGGCCTGGACACCTCGGTCGCGATCAGCTGGATCCAGAAGGAGACCGGCAAAGAGGTCGTCGCCGTGGCACTCGACCTCGGTCAGGGCGGCGAGGACATGGAGGTCATCCGCCAGCGCGCACTCGACTGCGGCGCGGTCGAGGCCGTCGTGGTCGATGCCCGCGACGAGTTCGCCGACGAGTACTGCCTCGGCGCGATCACCTCGAATGCGCTCTACATGGATCGTTATCCGCTCGTCTCGGCGCTGTCGCGCCCGCTGATCGCCAAGCACCTGGTCACCGCCGCCCGTGATCACGGAGGCACCGTCGTCGCCCACGGATGCACCGGCAAGGGCAACGACCAGGTCCGCTTCGAAGTCGGTTTCGCCACCCTGGCGCCCGATCTGCAGGTGCTCGCGCCGGTCCGCGACTACGCCTGGACCCGCGAGAAGGCGATCGCCTTCGCCGGGGAGAACGACATCCCGATCAACGTGACCAAGAAGTCGCCGTTCTCGATTGACCAGAACGTGTGGGGACGCGCCGTCGAGACCGGCTTCCTCGAGGACCTGTGGAACGCGCCGACCAAGGACGTCTACGACTACACCGAAGACCCCACCGTCAACTGGAACTCGCCTGACGAGGTCATCATCGGCTTCGACAAGGGCCGCCCGGTCAGCATCGACGGCCGCCCGGTGAGCGTTCTCGAGGCGATCCAGGAACTCAACCGTCGGGCCGGCGCCCAGGGCGTCGGACGCCTCGACGTGGTGGAGGACCGCCTGGTGGGCATCAAGAGCCGCGAGGTCTACGAGGCGCCCGGCGCCATGGTTCTCATCCGCGCACACGAAGAACTCGAGCACGTGACCATCGAGCGCGAGCTCGGCCGCTACAAGCGCGGCACAGACCAGAAGTGGGCCGAGCTGGTGTACGACGGTCTCTGGTTCTCGCCGCTGAAGCGGTCGCTGGACGCGTTCGTCGCCTCCACGCAGGAGCACGTGACCGGCGAGATCCGGCTGACCCTGCACGGCGGCACGATCGCCGCGACCGGCCGCCGCAGCTCGGAGTCGCTCTACGACTTCAACCTCGCGACCTACGACGAGGGCGACACCTTCGATCAGTCCGCGGCCCGCGGCTTCGTCGAGCTGCACGGCCTGTCGTCGAAGATCGCCGCGAAGCGGGACCTGAATCTGTGA